Proteins from a single region of Starkeya sp. ORNL1:
- a CDS encoding P1 family peptidase, producing the protein MRNLITDVPGIKVGNAGNLALGSGVTVIVFDEPTVASVDVRGGGPGTRETDLLAPDETVGAIHAITLSGGSAFGLDAAAGVMASLAERGIGFPVGNALVPIVPGAVLFDLNNGGDKKWGRFPPYRDLGHGAANAAGLDFPLGTVGAGTGATTVNLKGGLGSASMVAASGHIVGAIVAVNACGATNIGDGPHFWSAPFERDAEFGSLGYPHPFPLVPDRPLLKGLPPGANTTIAMVATDAILTKAQCKRLAVMAHDGYARAIWPVHTPLDGDTIFAAATGKQPLKDPVFDLALIGSAVVATLARACARAVFEASALPYPAALPAWRDRWPELSEA; encoded by the coding sequence ATGCGCAACCTGATCACCGATGTTCCGGGCATCAAGGTCGGCAATGCCGGCAATCTCGCACTGGGGTCCGGCGTGACCGTGATCGTGTTCGACGAGCCGACCGTCGCCTCGGTCGATGTGCGCGGCGGCGGGCCGGGCACGCGCGAGACCGACCTGCTGGCGCCCGACGAAACCGTCGGCGCCATCCATGCCATCACCCTCTCGGGCGGCTCGGCCTTCGGGCTGGACGCCGCCGCGGGAGTGATGGCCTCGCTCGCCGAACGCGGCATCGGCTTCCCGGTCGGCAATGCTTTGGTGCCGATTGTACCGGGCGCCGTGCTGTTCGATCTCAATAATGGCGGCGACAAGAAGTGGGGCCGCTTCCCGCCTTATCGCGATCTGGGCCATGGAGCGGCGAACGCGGCCGGCCTCGATTTTCCGCTCGGCACGGTCGGCGCCGGCACCGGCGCGACCACGGTGAACCTCAAGGGCGGGCTCGGCTCGGCCTCCATGGTCGCTGCCTCCGGCCACATCGTCGGCGCCATCGTCGCGGTGAATGCCTGCGGCGCGACCAATATCGGTGACGGCCCGCATTTCTGGTCGGCGCCGTTCGAGCGCGACGCCGAGTTCGGCAGCCTCGGCTACCCGCACCCCTTCCCGCTTGTGCCCGACCGGCCCTTGCTGAAGGGCCTGCCACCCGGGGCCAATACGACAATCGCCATGGTCGCCACCGACGCCATCCTGACCAAGGCGCAATGCAAGCGCCTCGCCGTGATGGCCCATGACGGCTATGCCCGCGCCATCTGGCCGGTGCACACCCCGCTCGACGGCGACACCATCTTCGCCGCCGCGACGGGCAAGCAGCCGCTCAAGGATCCGGTGTTCGACCTCGCCTTGATCGGCTCGGCGGTAGTGGCGACGCTCGCCCGTGCCTGTGCCCGCGCGGTCTTCGAGGCGAGCGCGCTTCCCTACCCTGCTGCCTTGCCGGCGTGGCGCGACCGCTGGCCGGAGTTGTCGGAAGCCTGA
- a CDS encoding proline/glycine betaine ABC transporter permease gives MAFEIPQIPLAEWCDLALDWATEHFSGVTRAISAVIGTGIESTTDFLVDLPPWLVIVLIGLGVWRLTTWRIAFFSAVGFAFLWNLGLWNATVQSLVLVLVSTIFALLIGVPIGISAALSKRFWRVVGPLLDMMQTMPSFVYLIPAIPFFGLGAVSACFATIVFAMPPTIRLTALGIMQTPPELVEAADAFGSSRWQKLFKVQLPLAIPTIMAGINQTIMLALSMVVIAAMIGAGGLGGEVWKAIQRLEAGAGFQAGIAIVVLAIILDRITQHVARRMRLDKNNA, from the coding sequence ATGGCGTTCGAAATCCCGCAGATCCCGCTTGCCGAATGGTGCGATCTCGCCCTCGACTGGGCGACCGAGCATTTCTCCGGCGTCACCCGTGCCATCAGCGCCGTGATCGGCACCGGCATCGAATCCACCACCGACTTCCTGGTCGACCTGCCGCCTTGGCTGGTCATCGTCCTGATCGGCCTCGGCGTGTGGCGGCTCACCACCTGGCGCATCGCCTTCTTCTCGGCGGTCGGCTTCGCCTTCCTGTGGAATCTGGGGCTGTGGAACGCGACCGTGCAGTCGCTGGTGCTGGTGCTGGTCTCCACCATATTCGCGCTGCTGATCGGGGTGCCGATCGGCATTTCCGCGGCGCTCAGCAAGCGTTTCTGGCGGGTCGTCGGGCCGCTGCTCGACATGATGCAGACCATGCCGAGCTTCGTCTATCTGATCCCGGCGATCCCGTTCTTCGGGCTGGGGGCGGTCTCGGCCTGTTTCGCCACGATCGTCTTCGCCATGCCGCCGACCATACGCCTCACCGCGCTCGGCATCATGCAGACGCCGCCAGAACTGGTGGAGGCGGCGGATGCCTTCGGCTCCAGCCGCTGGCAGAAGCTGTTCAAGGTGCAGCTTCCCCTCGCCATCCCCACCATCATGGCCGGCATCAACCAGACCATCATGCTCGCGCTCTCCATGGTGGTCATCGCCGCCATGATCGGCGCCGGCGGCCTCGGCGGCGAAGTGTGGAAGGCGATCCAGCGGCTCGAGGCCGGCGCCGGCTTCCAGGCCGGCATCGCCATCGTCGTGCTCGCCATCATCCTCGACCGCATCACCCAGCATGTCGCCAGGCGCATGCGGCTCGACAAGAACAACGCGTGA
- a CDS encoding cytochrome c biogenesis protein CcdA, translating to MADVTLPAAFVAGLASFASPCVLPLVPPYLCYLAGTSLDQITHKAPTDAAARRTLGAALLFVAGFSTVFVALGAGASVVGGYLRLYSQELAIIAGISILLMGLHFLGVLRFDWLTRTKRVHVDAPVGLAGAYIMGLAFAFGWTPCIGPVLAAILAVAASEQTLAHGAGLLAIYSAGLGVPFLLVAAMARPALGLLGRARRWLPAVEKGMGALLVLTGIGFLSGWIATASFWLLETFPLLAKLG from the coding sequence ATGGCAGACGTCACGTTACCGGCCGCCTTCGTCGCGGGCCTTGCGAGCTTCGCCTCGCCGTGTGTGCTGCCTTTGGTGCCGCCCTATCTGTGCTATCTCGCCGGCACCAGCCTCGACCAGATCACCCACAAGGCGCCGACCGACGCCGCCGCGCGCCGCACGCTCGGCGCCGCGCTGCTGTTCGTCGCCGGCTTCTCCACGGTGTTCGTGGCGCTGGGGGCGGGGGCGTCGGTTGTCGGCGGCTATCTCAGGCTCTATTCGCAGGAACTCGCCATCATCGCCGGCATCTCCATCCTGCTGATGGGGCTGCATTTCCTGGGGGTCCTACGCTTCGACTGGCTGACCCGCACCAAGCGGGTGCATGTCGATGCGCCGGTCGGGCTGGCGGGCGCCTACATCATGGGCCTTGCCTTCGCCTTCGGCTGGACGCCGTGCATCGGCCCGGTGCTGGCGGCGATCCTGGCTGTGGCGGCCTCCGAACAGACGCTGGCGCACGGCGCCGGTTTGCTCGCAATCTATTCCGCCGGGCTCGGCGTGCCGTTCCTGCTGGTCGCCGCCATGGCGCGGCCGGCGCTGGGATTGCTGGGCCGTGCACGGCGCTGGCTGCCGGCGGTGGAGAAGGGCATGGGCGCGCTCCTCGTGCTCACCGGCATCGGCTTCCTGTCCGGCTGGATCGCGACCGCAAGCTTCTGGCTGCTGGAGACGTTTCCGCTGCTGGCGAAGCTGGGCTGA
- a CDS encoding branched-chain amino acid ABC transporter substrate-binding protein, giving the protein MKKLLFAGLALGAAMALAAPASAQVKVGVGGPITGPNATFGAQLKNGADQWAADVNAAGGILGQKVELSVGDDASKPEQGVSVANKFISDGVKMVIGHFNSGVSIPASEQYAEGGILQISPASTNPKFTDRGLWNTFRTCGRDDQQGTVAGEYIVKNLKGKKIGIVHDKTPYGKGLADETQKAMNKGGVKEVIYEGINPGEKDYSALVSKLKAANVDILYYGGLHTEAGLLVRQMRDQGMKTVLFSGDGITDKEFWTIAGPGAAGTLMTFGPDPRKNPAAAKVVAAFKAKGIDPEGYVLYSYAAGQVIQQAAEAIKSLDPKKIAEYAHSGKVFNTVLGPLAFDKKGDLTKLDYVLYVWKDGGYSEM; this is encoded by the coding sequence ATGAAGAAACTTCTGTTTGCCGGTCTAGCGCTCGGCGCCGCCATGGCGCTCGCCGCTCCGGCCTCGGCTCAGGTGAAGGTCGGCGTCGGCGGCCCGATCACCGGTCCGAACGCGACCTTCGGCGCGCAGCTGAAGAACGGCGCCGACCAGTGGGCTGCCGATGTGAATGCCGCCGGCGGCATCCTCGGCCAGAAGGTCGAGCTCTCGGTCGGTGACGACGCCTCGAAGCCCGAGCAGGGCGTCTCGGTCGCCAACAAGTTCATCTCCGACGGCGTGAAGATGGTGATCGGCCACTTCAACTCCGGCGTCTCGATCCCGGCTTCCGAGCAGTATGCCGAAGGCGGCATCCTGCAGATCAGCCCGGCCTCGACCAACCCGAAGTTCACTGACCGCGGCCTGTGGAACACCTTCCGCACCTGCGGCCGGGACGACCAGCAGGGCACCGTCGCCGGCGAGTACATCGTCAAGAACCTGAAGGGCAAGAAGATCGGGATCGTCCACGACAAGACCCCCTACGGCAAGGGTCTCGCCGACGAGACGCAGAAGGCCATGAACAAGGGCGGCGTGAAGGAAGTCATCTACGAGGGTATCAACCCCGGCGAGAAGGACTACTCCGCGCTGGTCTCCAAGCTGAAGGCCGCGAACGTCGACATCCTGTACTATGGTGGCCTGCACACCGAAGCCGGCCTGCTGGTGCGCCAGATGCGCGACCAGGGCATGAAGACCGTGCTGTTCTCGGGTGACGGCATCACCGACAAGGAATTCTGGACCATCGCCGGCCCCGGCGCCGCGGGCACGCTGATGACCTTCGGTCCGGATCCGCGCAAGAACCCGGCTGCCGCCAAGGTGGTTGCCGCCTTCAAGGCCAAGGGCATCGATCCGGAAGGCTACGTGCTCTACAGCTACGCCGCCGGCCAGGTGATCCAGCAGGCTGCGGAAGCGATCAAGTCGCTCGACCCGAAGAAGATCGCCGAGTACGCCCACTCGGGTAAGGTCTTCAACACCGTGCTCGGCCCGCTCGCCTTCGACAAGAAGGGCGACCTGACCAAGCTCGACTACGTCCTCTACGTCTGGAAGGACGGCGGCTACTCCGAGATGTGA
- a CDS encoding glycine betaine/L-proline ABC transporter ATP-binding protein, protein MSDSQPRIRVRGLTKIFGDEPSRALALLEQGQGRAEIVKETGCVVGLQDVTFDINEGEILVVMGLSGSGKSTCLRCINRLIEPTAGKVFVDEVDVTALSEKELLAFRRTRFGMVFQQFALFPHRTILKNVEYGLEIQGVAQDERTRRALAAIEQVGLKGWDRHFPSQLSGGMQQRAGLARALALDPDVLLMDEAFSALDPLIRRDMQQELVALQKRVKKTIVFVSHDLDEAIALGGRIVLMKDGRVVQQGTAADFLASPADDYVRRFVEHIDVLGVVTAGDAMRPPAYIAPWDTPAAEALARLEQSGEPVATVVCEQGRFQGTVDTATLRGAGETALRLLLVDQNAFVAERATLTSAVAALAGGRGEIAVVGEDGHLRGVITNADLVATLARRSRANGAVQ, encoded by the coding sequence ATGAGCGACAGCCAGCCGCGCATCCGCGTTCGCGGACTGACCAAGATATTCGGCGATGAGCCAAGCCGTGCTCTGGCATTGCTGGAGCAAGGCCAGGGACGTGCCGAGATCGTGAAGGAGACCGGCTGCGTCGTCGGCCTCCAGGATGTCACCTTCGACATCAATGAGGGCGAGATCCTCGTCGTCATGGGGCTGTCCGGTTCGGGCAAGTCGACCTGCCTGCGCTGCATCAACCGGCTGATCGAGCCGACTGCCGGCAAGGTGTTCGTCGACGAGGTCGACGTCACCGCGCTGAGCGAGAAGGAGCTGCTCGCCTTCCGGCGCACCCGGTTCGGCATGGTGTTCCAGCAGTTCGCGCTGTTCCCCCACCGCACCATCCTGAAGAATGTCGAGTATGGCCTCGAGATCCAGGGCGTCGCGCAGGACGAGCGCACACGGCGCGCCCTCGCCGCGATCGAACAGGTCGGGCTAAAGGGCTGGGACCGGCATTTCCCCTCCCAGCTCTCCGGCGGCATGCAGCAGCGCGCCGGCCTCGCCCGCGCGCTGGCGCTCGACCCCGATGTGTTGCTGATGGACGAGGCCTTCAGCGCGCTCGATCCGCTGATCCGCCGCGACATGCAGCAGGAACTGGTGGCGCTGCAGAAGCGCGTGAAGAAGACCATCGTCTTCGTATCCCACGATCTCGACGAAGCCATCGCTCTCGGCGGGCGCATCGTGCTGATGAAGGATGGCCGCGTGGTGCAGCAGGGCACCGCGGCGGACTTCCTCGCCTCGCCGGCCGACGACTATGTGCGCCGCTTCGTCGAGCATATCGATGTGCTGGGCGTCGTGACCGCAGGCGATGCCATGCGGCCGCCGGCCTATATCGCGCCGTGGGACACCCCCGCCGCCGAGGCGCTGGCGCGGCTCGAACAATCCGGCGAGCCGGTCGCCACCGTGGTGTGCGAGCAGGGCCGCTTCCAGGGCACCGTCGACACCGCGACGCTGCGCGGCGCCGGCGAGACTGCATTGCGGCTGCTGCTGGTCGATCAGAACGCCTTTGTCGCCGAACGCGCCACCCTCACCTCGGCGGTGGCGGCGCTGGCCGGCGGTCGCGGCGAGATCGCGGTGGTCGGCGAGGACGGCCATCTGCGCGGCGTGATCACCAATGCCGATCTGGTGGCGACCCTGGCACGGCGCAGCCGGGCCAATGGCGCGGTTCAGTAG